A genomic segment from Malaclemys terrapin pileata isolate rMalTer1 chromosome 1, rMalTer1.hap1, whole genome shotgun sequence encodes:
- the WASF3 gene encoding actin-binding protein WASF3 isoform X2 has translation MPLVKRNIEPRHLCRGALPEGITSELECVTNSTLAAIIRQLSSLSKHAEDIFGELFNEANNFYIRANSLQDRIDRLAVKVTQLDSTVEEVSLQDINMKKAFKSSTIQDQQVVSKNSIPNPVADIYNQSDKPPPLNILTPYRDDKKDGLKFYTDPSYFFDLWKEKMLQDTEDKRKEKRRQKRERHKLNPNRNQQINVRKVRTRKEEWERRKMGIEFMSDAKKLEQAGSMKKDKMPKGSHASDVTDYSYPATPNHSLHQQPVMSSYGTGDGPQYMGVNQGLEHEYRPSATTVRHATLSRPQQPPPPPPQASDGPHSSVPLVPADYGMLPTQMVDYYNPSGPPPTPLPPMIPSAQTAFVSPLQLPVPPSHSGLVTGSIYAAAAAPSPPPPSGLVVTASPPPGPPPPPPGPPAAGSSLTSSPMHAFTVPEAKRHESTQPPISDARSDLLAAIRMGIQLKKVQEQREQEAKREPVGNDVATILSRRIAVEYSDSDDDSEFDENDWSD, from the exons GCAAGCATGCTGAAGACATATTTGGTGAGTTGTTTAATGAGGCCAACAACTTCTACATCAGAGCAAATTCTCTTCAAGACAGAATTGATCGCCTTGCTGTCAAAGTTACCCAGCTGGATTCAACAGTGGAAGAGG TATCATTACAGGATATCAACATGaaaaaagcattcaaaagttCAACCATACAGGACCAGCAAGTTGTTTCAAAGAACAGCATTCCTAATCCAGTAGCTGACATCTACAATCAGAGTGACAAACCACCTCCATTGAATATTCTTACACCGTATAG AGATGATAAGAAAGATGGTTTGAAGTTCTACACTGATCCCTCCTATTTTTTTGATCtttggaaagaaaaaatgttACAAGATACAGAAGACAAACGAAAAGAGAAGAGGAGACAAAAG agagagagacacaagctGAATCCAAATAGAAACCAGCAAATAAATGTGAGAAAAGTAAGAACAAGAAAAGAAGAGTGGGAAAGAAGGAAAATGGGCATTGAGTTCATGAGTGACGCAAAGAAACTGGAGCAGGCAGGAAGTATGAAAAAGGACAAAATGCCCAAAGG GTCCCATGCATCCGATGTTACCGATTATTCTTATCCTGCTACTCCGAATCATTCCCTCCATCAGCAGCCAGTAATGTCTTCATATGGAACAGGAGATGGACCACAGTATATGGGTGTAAACCAGGGACTTGAACATGAATATAGACCATCTGCTACCACAGTGCGGCATGCTACCTTAAGCAGACCTCAAcaaccacctccacctccaccccaggcCTCAGATGGCCCACACAGCTCTGTACCTTTGGTACCAGCAGACTATGG GATGCTCCCAACTCAGATGGTGGATTATTATAATCCTTCTggacctccccccactcctcttccccctatgattccttcagcacaAACTGCTTTTGTTAGTCCTCTTCAACTTCCTGTGCCACCTTCCCATTCTGGACTAGTGACTGGATCTatttatgctgctgctgctgctccttctcctcctcctccttctgggcTTGTTGttacagcctcccctccccctggcccacctcctcccccaccaggtCCTCCTGCTGCAGGTTCATCTCTCACGTCCTCCCCGATGCATGCTTTTACAGTTCCTGAGGCAAAACGACATGAATCCACACAGCCGCCGATCAGTGATGCTCGAAGTGATCTTCTTGCTGCTATTCGAATGG GAATTCAGCTGAAAAAGGTACAAGAGCAACGTGAACAAGAAGCAAAGCGAGAACCTGTTGGAAATGATGTGGCAACTATTCTTTCAAGGCGCATTGCTGTGGAGTACAGCGATTCTGATGATGATTCAGAATTTGATGAAAATGATTGGTCAGACTGA
- the WASF3 gene encoding actin-binding protein WASF3 isoform X1, translating into MPLVKRNIEPRHLCRGALPEGITSELECVTNSTLAAIIRQLSSLSKHAEDIFGELFNEANNFYIRANSLQDRIDRLAVKVTQLDSTVEEVSLQDINMKKAFKSSTIQDQQVVSKNSIPNPVADIYNQSDKPPPLNILTPYRDDKKDGLKFYTDPSYFFDLWKEKMLQDTEDKRKEKRRQKEQKRIDGTTREVKKVRKARNRRQEWNMMAYDKELRPDNRLSQNVYHGASSEGSLSPDTRSHASDVTDYSYPATPNHSLHQQPVMSSYGTGDGPQYMGVNQGLEHEYRPSATTVRHATLSRPQQPPPPPPQASDGPHSSVPLVPADYGMLPTQMVDYYNPSGPPPTPLPPMIPSAQTAFVSPLQLPVPPSHSGLVTGSIYAAAAAPSPPPPSGLVVTASPPPGPPPPPPGPPAAGSSLTSSPMHAFTVPEAKRHESTQPPISDARSDLLAAIRMGIQLKKVQEQREQEAKREPVGNDVATILSRRIAVEYSDSDDDSEFDENDWSD; encoded by the exons GCAAGCATGCTGAAGACATATTTGGTGAGTTGTTTAATGAGGCCAACAACTTCTACATCAGAGCAAATTCTCTTCAAGACAGAATTGATCGCCTTGCTGTCAAAGTTACCCAGCTGGATTCAACAGTGGAAGAGG TATCATTACAGGATATCAACATGaaaaaagcattcaaaagttCAACCATACAGGACCAGCAAGTTGTTTCAAAGAACAGCATTCCTAATCCAGTAGCTGACATCTACAATCAGAGTGACAAACCACCTCCATTGAATATTCTTACACCGTATAG AGATGATAAGAAAGATGGTTTGAAGTTCTACACTGATCCCTCCTATTTTTTTGATCtttggaaagaaaaaatgttACAAGATACAGAAGACAAACGAAAAGAGAAGAGGAGACAAAAG GAGCAAAAGCGTATAGATGGCACAACCCGTGAGGTGAAAAAGGTTAGAAAAGCCAGGAACAGGCGCCAGGAGTGGAATATGATGGCATATGACAAAGAGCTTAGACCTGACAACAGGTTGTCTCAAAATGTGTACCATGGAGCATCTTCAGAGGGATCACTGTCCCCAGATACTAG GTCCCATGCATCCGATGTTACCGATTATTCTTATCCTGCTACTCCGAATCATTCCCTCCATCAGCAGCCAGTAATGTCTTCATATGGAACAGGAGATGGACCACAGTATATGGGTGTAAACCAGGGACTTGAACATGAATATAGACCATCTGCTACCACAGTGCGGCATGCTACCTTAAGCAGACCTCAAcaaccacctccacctccaccccaggcCTCAGATGGCCCACACAGCTCTGTACCTTTGGTACCAGCAGACTATGG GATGCTCCCAACTCAGATGGTGGATTATTATAATCCTTCTggacctccccccactcctcttccccctatgattccttcagcacaAACTGCTTTTGTTAGTCCTCTTCAACTTCCTGTGCCACCTTCCCATTCTGGACTAGTGACTGGATCTatttatgctgctgctgctgctccttctcctcctcctccttctgggcTTGTTGttacagcctcccctccccctggcccacctcctcccccaccaggtCCTCCTGCTGCAGGTTCATCTCTCACGTCCTCCCCGATGCATGCTTTTACAGTTCCTGAGGCAAAACGACATGAATCCACACAGCCGCCGATCAGTGATGCTCGAAGTGATCTTCTTGCTGCTATTCGAATGG GAATTCAGCTGAAAAAGGTACAAGAGCAACGTGAACAAGAAGCAAAGCGAGAACCTGTTGGAAATGATGTGGCAACTATTCTTTCAAGGCGCATTGCTGTGGAGTACAGCGATTCTGATGATGATTCAGAATTTGATGAAAATGATTGGTCAGACTGA